A single region of the Borrelia hermsii DAH genome encodes:
- a CDS encoding ROK family protein: MERYVSIDVGGTNTKYSLADSSGNFLDKHEVKSGTTPDEQVGILVDIINSYKREENIKGVAICMPGFVDPKGIVIRVNAIKGFTNYPLKEKLETLTGINVEIENDANCVALAEKFKGNAIHYNDFIALTLGTGIGAGIFMNGKLLRGCSFMSGEIGFMIIRGLSNNIPFNCRWESIASVAALRKRVAQRLEMEFDKVSGEYVFELADSGNVHARNEIEHFFETLSFGIFNLTFILNPAKILIGGGISSRPDLISRIYDKLENLWSLELAHIYNNDIKKLVELETTKFNNDSGKLGALYHYFIENNVLCNLGV; the protein is encoded by the coding sequence ATGGAACGTTATGTTTCAATTGATGTTGGAGGTACTAATACTAAATATTCTCTTGCAGATAGTAGCGGTAATTTCCTTGATAAGCATGAAGTTAAATCAGGGACTACTCCTGATGAGCAAGTTGGTATTTTAGTCGATATAATTAATTCTTACAAAAGGGAAGAAAATATTAAAGGTGTTGCAATTTGCATGCCTGGATTTGTTGATCCTAAGGGAATTGTGATTAGAGTAAATGCTATTAAAGGATTTACGAATTATCCTTTAAAGGAAAAACTTGAGACTTTAACAGGGATTAATGTTGAGATTGAAAATGATGCTAATTGTGTGGCTTTAGCAGAAAAATTTAAAGGTAATGCTATTCATTATAATGATTTTATTGCTTTAACTCTTGGAACAGGAATTGGTGCTGGGATATTTATGAATGGAAAACTTTTAAGGGGCTGTTCTTTTATGTCCGGTGAGATTGGATTTATGATTATTAGAGGACTTAGCAATAATATTCCTTTTAATTGTAGATGGGAATCTATAGCTTCTGTTGCGGCTTTGAGGAAGAGAGTTGCTCAGCGTTTGGAAATGGAGTTTGATAAGGTTTCTGGAGAATATGTTTTTGAGCTTGCCGATAGTGGTAATGTGCACGCTAGGAATGAAATTGAGCATTTTTTTGAGACTTTGTCATTTGGAATTTTTAATTTAACTTTTATTTTAAATCCTGCAAAAATCTTAATTGGAGGCGGCATAAGTTCAAGACCTGATTTAATAAGTAGAATATATGATAAATTGGAGAATTTATGGTCTTTAGAATTGGCTCATATTTATAATAATGACATCAAGAAACTTGTTGAACTTGAGACAACTAAATTTAATAATGATTCTGGAAAACTTGGAGCATTATATCATTATTTTATTGAAAATAATGTGTTATGTAATTTAGGTGTTTAG
- a CDS encoding copper homeostasis protein CutC: MIREACVFNVLEALNAFKLGANRIELCENTTCGGTTPSYGSIKVLKEALDIPIVVMIRPRCGGFVYSNLEFQVMKEDIKLCKSLGVEGVVFGILRNDHEIDIDRTKELLSLSYPLKVTFHKAVDETSDIRASVANLLDIGVNRILTSGGGLKAEDSLMILQDLILMAGEKLEIIVAGKVSKDNIEGIDTILGAKAYHGRLIVGDLNLS, from the coding sequence GTGATAAGAGAAGCATGTGTTTTTAACGTATTAGAGGCTTTAAATGCTTTTAAGCTTGGTGCTAATAGAATTGAGCTTTGTGAAAATACGACTTGTGGGGGAACTACACCTTCTTATGGCTCCATAAAAGTTTTGAAGGAAGCTTTGGATATTCCTATTGTTGTAATGATTAGGCCAAGGTGTGGTGGTTTTGTGTATTCTAATTTAGAATTTCAAGTCATGAAGGAAGATATTAAGCTTTGTAAGAGTCTTGGAGTGGAGGGTGTAGTGTTTGGCATTTTAAGGAATGATCATGAAATTGACATAGATAGAACTAAAGAGTTGTTAAGTTTATCTTATCCTTTAAAAGTTACTTTTCATAAAGCAGTTGATGAGACTTCTGATATTAGGGCTTCTGTAGCTAATCTTTTAGATATTGGCGTTAATAGAATATTAACTTCAGGGGGAGGGCTTAAAGCAGAAGATTCACTTATGATACTTCAAGACTTAATATTAATGGCTGGAGAGAAATTAGAAATTATTGTTGCAGGTAAAGTTAGTAAGGATAATATTGAGGGCATTGATACTATTTTGGGTGCTAAAGCTTATCATGGGAGACTTATTGTTGGTGATTTAAATTTATCTTAG
- the ileS gene encoding isoleucine--tRNA ligase, giving the protein MFKKVESKVNFPKIEEKVLKFWNDNKIFEKSMQQREGCEEFTFYDGPPFATGLPHFGHFVPNTIKDIIPRYKTMKGKHVKRYFGWDTHGLPVEYEVEKSLQISGRYEIEKYGVDKFNEECKNIVLRYTKEWQKTISRLGRWVDFEHNYKTMDTTFMESVWWVFQTLYNKGLIYESYYVLPYSPKLATPLSNFEVNLGEYKEVHDPSLTIKFKIKDKNEYLLAWTTTPWTLPTNLGIAVGRDIDYSKIFDKEKNETFIIGTKRLNHYYKDDKTYTVIEQFKGEHIKGIEYEPVFDYFLSQRNKGAFRIHTAEYVTTDDGTGIVHIAPFGEEDYNILKKNTKTDMITPIDAECRFTNEVKDFEGLFVKDADNKIIEKLKSMNLLFKRENFLHRYPFCYRTNSPLIYRPISSWFVNIEAIKEKLIKSNEQINWIPSHLKKGRFGKWLENARDWAISRNRFWGNPIPVWICSKTGNKICIGSKEELERLSGQKVNDLHKDKIDKITWPSQYGGTYVRTSEVLDCWFESGSMPYASKHYPFKDKDKFHDIFPADFIAEGLDQTRGWFYTLTILGTALFEQTAFKNVIVNGLVLSSDGRKMSKSLRNYTDPMEVINTFGADALRLYLVMSPVVRADDLKYSDDGVKDVLKNIIIPIWNAYSFFITYAIIDKFEPNSNIVLYKTNILDKWIISEIESLKKTLNEEIDKYNLTKSIEELLAFIDKLNNWYIRRSRRRFWKSENDNDKIDAYETLYYALKNLMLMLAPFIPFLTEEIYQNLKTKDEKESIHLNEYPQEIKELINIDLEEKMNFIRKVVSIARALRASHNIKIRKPISTIYIVTKDQKEQQILSEMKEIILEEINSEEIKIKSNEEELVTYKAKANFRELGSKLGTNMKAVALEIMKLNNEDILKIINGNKHTIKIKDNTYDITLKDIILERHEKENLKVINEDSVTIGLDALITEELYLKGLSRELIRKVQNLRKENNFNVSDRIILYIDNNEILKKIISQFESYIKNETLTLKIEINNEKALTKVELDDEILIKIGIEKWSN; this is encoded by the coding sequence ATGTTCAAGAAAGTAGAAAGCAAAGTAAACTTTCCGAAGATAGAAGAAAAAGTATTAAAATTTTGGAATGATAATAAAATCTTCGAAAAATCAATGCAACAAAGAGAAGGTTGTGAAGAATTTACATTTTATGATGGTCCACCATTTGCAACAGGACTTCCACATTTTGGGCATTTTGTTCCAAATACAATTAAAGATATAATCCCAAGATATAAAACAATGAAAGGAAAACATGTTAAGAGATATTTTGGATGGGATACTCATGGTTTACCCGTAGAGTATGAAGTAGAGAAATCTTTACAAATCTCTGGAAGATACGAAATAGAAAAATATGGGGTTGATAAATTTAATGAGGAATGCAAAAATATAGTTCTTAGATACACAAAAGAATGGCAAAAAACAATTTCAAGATTAGGTAGATGGGTAGATTTTGAACATAATTACAAAACAATGGATACAACCTTCATGGAATCTGTATGGTGGGTATTTCAAACACTTTACAATAAGGGTTTAATTTATGAAAGTTACTATGTATTACCATATTCTCCGAAACTTGCAACTCCTCTTTCAAACTTTGAGGTTAATCTTGGCGAGTATAAAGAAGTTCATGACCCATCACTAACTATAAAATTTAAAATCAAAGATAAAAATGAATACTTGCTCGCATGGACGACAACTCCTTGGACATTACCTACAAATCTTGGAATTGCTGTTGGTAGAGACATAGATTACTCTAAAATATTCGATAAAGAAAAAAACGAAACATTCATAATAGGCACAAAAAGATTAAATCACTATTATAAAGATGACAAAACATATACAGTAATAGAACAATTTAAAGGTGAGCATATTAAAGGAATAGAATATGAACCCGTATTTGACTATTTTTTAAGTCAAAGGAATAAAGGGGCTTTCAGGATTCATACAGCAGAATATGTCACAACTGATGATGGAACAGGAATAGTACATATCGCACCCTTTGGAGAAGAAGACTATAACATACTCAAAAAAAATACAAAAACTGATATGATAACACCTATAGATGCCGAATGCAGATTTACAAACGAAGTAAAAGATTTTGAAGGACTATTTGTTAAAGATGCAGATAATAAAATAATAGAAAAATTAAAATCAATGAATCTTTTATTCAAACGGGAAAACTTTTTACACAGATATCCATTTTGCTACAGAACAAATTCACCTCTAATTTACAGACCCATAAGCTCATGGTTTGTAAATATTGAAGCAATAAAAGAAAAACTCATAAAATCAAATGAGCAAATAAACTGGATACCTTCACACCTAAAAAAAGGACGATTTGGTAAATGGTTAGAAAATGCACGAGATTGGGCAATAAGTAGAAACAGATTTTGGGGGAATCCAATACCAGTATGGATATGTTCAAAAACAGGAAACAAAATATGTATAGGCTCTAAAGAAGAACTTGAAAGACTCTCAGGACAAAAGGTGAATGACTTACATAAAGATAAAATTGATAAAATCACTTGGCCAAGTCAATACGGCGGTACATATGTTCGCACAAGTGAGGTTCTAGACTGCTGGTTTGAATCTGGTTCTATGCCTTACGCAAGTAAGCATTATCCATTTAAAGATAAAGATAAATTCCATGATATTTTCCCTGCTGATTTTATTGCAGAGGGTTTAGATCAAACAAGAGGATGGTTTTATACATTAACAATCCTAGGCACTGCTCTTTTCGAACAGACAGCATTTAAAAATGTAATAGTTAATGGACTAGTACTATCTAGTGATGGAAGAAAAATGTCAAAATCACTTAGAAATTATACAGATCCAATGGAAGTAATAAACACATTTGGGGCTGATGCTTTAAGACTCTATCTAGTAATGAGTCCCGTAGTAAGAGCTGATGACTTAAAATACAGCGATGATGGGGTTAAAGATGTTTTAAAGAATATTATAATCCCTATCTGGAATGCTTATTCATTTTTCATAACCTACGCAATAATTGATAAATTTGAACCTAACAGTAACATAGTTCTATACAAAACTAATATCCTTGATAAATGGATAATTAGCGAAATTGAAAGTCTGAAAAAAACATTAAATGAAGAAATAGATAAATATAATTTAACAAAATCAATAGAAGAACTTCTTGCATTTATAGATAAGCTAAATAATTGGTACATCAGAAGATCAAGAAGAAGGTTCTGGAAATCTGAGAATGATAATGATAAGATTGATGCCTATGAAACGCTATACTATGCACTAAAGAACTTAATGTTGATGCTTGCACCATTTATTCCATTCTTAACAGAAGAAATTTATCAAAATCTGAAAACAAAAGATGAAAAAGAATCAATCCATCTAAACGAATATCCACAAGAGATCAAAGAACTTATTAACATAGATCTTGAAGAGAAGATGAACTTTATAAGAAAAGTGGTTTCAATTGCAAGAGCACTAAGAGCATCACATAACATCAAAATACGAAAACCCATCAGCACAATCTATATTGTAACCAAAGATCAAAAAGAACAACAAATACTAAGTGAAATGAAAGAAATAATACTCGAGGAAATTAATTCAGAAGAAATAAAAATAAAATCCAATGAAGAAGAACTTGTAACTTACAAAGCAAAAGCAAACTTTAGAGAACTTGGAAGTAAGCTCGGCACAAATATGAAAGCAGTAGCATTAGAAATCATGAAACTGAACAACGAAGATATATTAAAAATAATAAATGGTAATAAACATACAATTAAAATCAAAGACAATACATATGATATAACACTCAAAGATATAATCTTAGAAAGACACGAGAAAGAAAATTTAAAAGTAATAAATGAAGATTCTGTTACAATTGGATTAGATGCACTAATAACAGAAGAATTATACTTAAAAGGACTCTCAAGAGAACTTATAAGAAAAGTACAAAATTTAAGAAAAGAAAATAACTTCAATGTTAGTGACAGAATAATACTATACATAGACAACAATGAGATACTTAAAAAAATAATAAGTCAATTTGAAAGTTACATTAAAAATGAAACCTTAACACTAAAAATAGAGATTAATAACGAAAAGGCACTAACAAAAGTAGAACTTGACGATGAAATATTAATAAAAATAGGTATTGAAAAATGGTCAAATTAA